Proteins co-encoded in one Simkaniaceae bacterium genomic window:
- a CDS encoding toxin-antitoxin system YwqK family antitoxin, translated as MKKLVSLFICLLAVHFYSYPNEDVQPVATQLKLRQPEWRPKVLESYQDGAPKIAVLYDEGEEGQSLAMKRIHFFPDGKIQEEIDLTQVEEGSESEKNWNSTVVPHGLRVYFRESGQIEKVAVYDHGVLHGPFTQYYPNGKIQQKMTFNQGKRFGKAFVYYEDGVLAEEGQFLNDEPNGDITYYYPNGNRKREIPYVKGKIEGKVQTWFEGGNIQQIENYVHNQLQSEASTPAVIVYDEDNSIREIKHFNKGLAVGTHYTYHDNGQQKAKTEFKDGKMHGICQIFSSKGEKIGEGKYIEGDPVGKHYRMHENKQMAYLAEFDQEGQLLKPIVEYNEKGQLIARYTMTKDNLRDGSFQTWYDDGALQNDYVYQQGQFEGVQREYFSNGQLKREAYYQNNKKNGHFTEYAENGQLTFEVNFVDDQIDGDVKEFYADGSKKSLKTFEKGGLNGSHYEWFQDGSEKLVSCYINGELNGNYIQYNDERKLILKAQYVSGKLDQECESYYADGSLKEKICFKEGVKEGPYCAYYPNGQLQIQMNYKDDQPDKEMLGWHESGSPAFHRQYKSGVFIGQQEEYFDSKDKNKKMISKVMNYDDQGQIDGEQKTYYENGVVQTLLTYHSGALHGMKALWSEQGDLIEEAWYEEDKLEGRFFQRDQSGKEIITFYENNKKEGPYEVYYPENEHLGKVKAIEATYKNNQLFGDVLEYNENGDKVSLTHYVNGKKEGISQLFGPHEKVMMEVAFKDDKRSGKTTSYFPNGKMHKIQQFVDDVQVGEEKVFFENGQLAMLSNLNEGKLHGPTKNWNPQGVLIFEGEYKEGKRDGIFNKYYDDGAPKLVQTFVNDEIHGKKITFDRDGSKSEVAYNHGIKL; from the coding sequence ATGAAAAAATTGGTTTCTCTTTTTATCTGTCTATTGGCTGTTCATTTTTATTCTTATCCCAATGAGGATGTTCAACCTGTTGCAACTCAATTGAAATTAAGACAGCCCGAATGGAGGCCCAAAGTACTGGAATCATATCAGGATGGAGCTCCAAAAATTGCCGTCCTATATGATGAAGGAGAAGAGGGTCAATCTTTAGCAATGAAAAGAATCCATTTTTTCCCGGATGGTAAAATTCAAGAGGAAATTGATCTCACTCAAGTTGAAGAGGGAAGCGAAAGCGAGAAAAATTGGAATTCAACTGTTGTTCCCCATGGCCTTCGCGTTTATTTCAGAGAGAGTGGTCAAATCGAAAAAGTTGCCGTCTATGATCACGGCGTCTTACATGGACCGTTTACTCAGTATTATCCTAATGGAAAAATTCAACAAAAAATGACCTTTAATCAAGGAAAGCGCTTTGGAAAAGCCTTTGTTTATTACGAAGATGGGGTGTTAGCTGAAGAAGGGCAGTTTTTAAATGACGAGCCAAACGGCGATATCACCTATTATTATCCTAATGGGAATCGCAAGCGAGAAATTCCCTACGTGAAAGGAAAAATAGAAGGTAAAGTTCAAACTTGGTTTGAAGGCGGTAATATTCAGCAGATTGAAAATTATGTGCACAATCAACTTCAATCCGAAGCTTCAACGCCTGCTGTGATTGTTTATGATGAGGATAATTCAATTCGAGAGATCAAACACTTCAATAAAGGGTTGGCAGTGGGAACCCATTATACATACCATGATAATGGGCAGCAAAAGGCTAAAACGGAATTTAAAGATGGCAAAATGCATGGAATTTGTCAGATTTTCTCTTCTAAGGGAGAAAAGATTGGTGAGGGCAAATATATTGAAGGGGATCCCGTTGGCAAACATTATCGTATGCACGAAAATAAACAGATGGCTTATCTCGCTGAATTTGATCAAGAGGGTCAATTATTAAAGCCCATTGTTGAGTATAATGAAAAAGGGCAATTGATCGCTCGTTATACGATGACAAAAGATAACTTAAGAGATGGTTCTTTCCAAACTTGGTATGATGATGGGGCGCTTCAAAATGATTATGTCTATCAACAAGGTCAATTTGAGGGTGTGCAAAGAGAATACTTCTCGAATGGTCAATTGAAACGGGAAGCCTACTATCAAAACAATAAAAAAAATGGACATTTCACTGAATATGCGGAAAATGGCCAACTCACATTTGAAGTTAATTTTGTCGATGATCAGATTGATGGGGATGTAAAAGAATTTTATGCAGACGGGTCAAAAAAATCACTCAAGACGTTTGAAAAAGGGGGATTAAATGGATCCCACTATGAATGGTTTCAAGATGGCTCTGAAAAACTGGTTTCTTGCTATATCAATGGGGAGCTCAATGGCAATTATATACAATATAACGATGAGCGGAAACTAATCTTGAAAGCGCAGTATGTTTCCGGGAAGCTCGATCAGGAATGCGAATCATATTATGCTGACGGATCACTCAAAGAAAAAATCTGCTTCAAAGAAGGCGTAAAGGAAGGCCCTTATTGCGCTTATTATCCGAATGGGCAATTGCAAATCCAAATGAATTATAAGGATGATCAACCCGATAAAGAGATGCTTGGATGGCATGAAAGTGGCTCTCCTGCATTCCATCGCCAATACAAATCAGGCGTTTTTATTGGGCAACAAGAAGAGTATTTTGATTCAAAAGATAAAAATAAAAAGATGATCTCTAAAGTAATGAACTATGATGATCAGGGGCAAATCGATGGTGAGCAGAAAACCTATTATGAGAATGGAGTTGTTCAAACCCTTTTAACCTATCATAGCGGAGCTTTACATGGGATGAAGGCCTTATGGAGCGAACAGGGCGATTTAATCGAAGAGGCCTGGTATGAAGAGGATAAATTAGAAGGGCGGTTTTTCCAGAGAGACCAATCGGGAAAAGAAATCATCACCTTCTATGAAAATAATAAAAAAGAAGGGCCGTATGAGGTTTATTACCCTGAAAATGAGCACTTAGGAAAAGTCAAGGCGATTGAAGCTACTTATAAAAACAATCAATTATTTGGGGACGTTCTAGAATATAATGAGAATGGAGATAAAGTTTCTCTAACGCATTATGTTAATGGGAAAAAGGAAGGGATTTCTCAATTATTTGGCCCTCATGAAAAAGTGATGATGGAAGTAGCGTTCAAAGATGATAAGCGCAGCGGTAAAACCACGTCATACTTTCCTAATGGGAAAATGCATAAGATCCAACAATTTGTCGATGATGTCCAGGTCGGTGAGGAAAAAGTTTTTTTTGAAAATGGCCAGCTTGCAATGCTTTCCAATTTAAATGAAGGAAAGTTACATGGGCCTACAAAAAACTGGAATCCTCAAGGTGTTCTTATTTTTGAAGGAGAATACAAAGAGGGTAAGCGCGATGGGATATTTAACAAATACTATGATGATGGGGCACCTAAGCTCGTGCAAACCTTTGTGAATGATGAGATCCATGGTAAAAAAATCACCTTTGACAGGGATGGATCTAAGTCAGAAGTCGCCTATAATCACGGTATCAAATTATAG
- a CDS encoding prepilin-type N-terminal cleavage/methylation domain-containing protein, giving the protein MMKKKRNKYALSLLEIMVVIFIIGIIGAVIGVNMKGSLEQGKAFKTEKGSKQVCDILDLELAKDPTILKETSTHKEVIGILKRSGLPHDAGKLMEDGWGAPYVVRYDAENQEFKVTSANYINYLRTKKKMKPAAICEKCPWMELTDEKKN; this is encoded by the coding sequence ATGATGAAGAAAAAACGCAATAAATATGCTCTTTCGCTGCTTGAAATCATGGTTGTTATTTTTATTATTGGAATTATAGGGGCCGTTATCGGCGTCAATATGAAGGGGAGTTTAGAGCAGGGGAAGGCTTTTAAAACGGAAAAGGGATCCAAGCAAGTATGCGATATTTTAGATCTTGAACTTGCAAAAGATCCTACTATTTTAAAAGAGACATCGACGCATAAAGAGGTCATTGGCATTTTAAAGAGGTCAGGTTTGCCGCATGATGCCGGTAAATTAATGGAAGATGGGTGGGGAGCGCCTTATGTTGTTCGTTATGATGCGGAGAATCAAGAGTTTAAAGTAACATCGGCAAATTATATAAATTATCTACGCACTAAAAAAAAGATGAAACCGGCAGCTATTTGTGAAAAGTGTCCATGGATGGAACTGACTGATGAGAAAAAAAACTGA
- a CDS encoding OmpA family protein, whose translation MKKLFGSTLLSLSLLTGCNTTSSTVMWENTKAFGKYLNDKTQSLFSKPSDERAIVVTQDDLMLPQEDDFIPLRNEDLKPQYSEMIAPQAAPEQELHIEKFRTPTHDLAAIFRMVHFNTDDHKLRLKEYFTTIARVSDYLKKHPDLFLFVEGHCDHRGSESHNQALGSRRANYIRNQLIKAGISGDRIFTISRGKDRLLIQGKSRVAMSKNRRVEFKIYDPHQG comes from the coding sequence ATGAAAAAATTATTTGGATCAACACTCCTTTCTCTGAGCCTTTTAACAGGTTGCAATACGACCTCTTCAACAGTGATGTGGGAGAACACAAAAGCATTTGGCAAATATCTCAATGATAAAACGCAATCGCTTTTTTCAAAACCATCCGATGAGCGGGCAATCGTTGTCACTCAGGACGATTTGATGCTACCCCAAGAAGATGACTTTATTCCCTTGCGCAATGAAGATCTAAAACCACAGTATTCTGAGATGATTGCACCTCAAGCAGCACCCGAACAAGAGCTGCATATTGAAAAATTTAGAACACCAACACACGATTTAGCAGCTATTTTTAGAATGGTTCATTTTAATACGGATGACCACAAACTCCGTTTAAAAGAATACTTCACAACCATTGCCCGCGTTTCCGACTATTTAAAAAAACATCCCGATCTATTCCTCTTTGTTGAAGGACATTGTGATCACAGGGGATCTGAATCTCATAACCAAGCCCTTGGCTCTCGCCGCGCAAACTACATTCGCAACCAACTCATTAAAGCAGGCATTAGCGGAGATCGCATTTTCACTATTTCCCGTGGCAAAGACCGCCTACTTATCCAAGGCAAGTCCCGCGTAGCCATGTCAAAAAACCGACGCGTTGAATTTAAAATTTATGACCCACATCAAGGATAA
- a CDS encoding type II secretion system F family protein has product MALFEYTFFNLHGKLMKGVMNADSMQTAKEILLQQNVLVKHIKSSHSKNKSVLSRQEVLNFTRDLNQLLNASLPLYESLKAIVEKSRHLKFHGIFVDLCDKIQQGERFSLALQAYPKSFSPIYISMVAAAEESGTLAVVFKEILRMLVQEDKLKKQLFSAMIYPMFLGFFCMGVITALFTFIIPSLRELLDGRDLHPFTQSILSLSDWMVANRWIFLPSLLMGLLLLILFFRHPKGKKFWQRVVIKIPIIGSMKLQSIMLKFCRTFSVLLANGVSIVKALDMASRVMGHFQFENLMIEAKERLIEGKKLSEVLAQSKLIPTLVTTMIATAEQTATLDQMLASLAEIYEADLDKNIQRFSSLIQPVMILILGLIVGLVLLSILLPLTDVTSFLN; this is encoded by the coding sequence ATGGCATTATTTGAGTATACATTTTTTAATCTGCATGGAAAGTTGATGAAAGGCGTCATGAATGCCGATTCCATGCAAACAGCAAAAGAAATTTTGCTTCAACAAAATGTGTTAGTAAAGCACATCAAAAGCTCTCATTCAAAAAATAAGAGTGTCTTATCAAGACAAGAAGTCTTAAATTTCACCCGCGATCTCAATCAATTGCTCAACGCATCACTTCCTCTTTATGAAAGTTTGAAGGCAATTGTTGAAAAATCAAGACATTTAAAATTCCATGGGATTTTTGTTGATCTTTGCGATAAAATTCAACAAGGCGAGAGATTTTCTTTAGCGCTGCAAGCGTATCCCAAATCATTTTCTCCAATTTATATTTCTATGGTGGCGGCTGCCGAAGAGAGTGGGACTCTTGCGGTGGTCTTCAAAGAAATTTTGCGTATGCTTGTTCAAGAAGACAAGTTAAAAAAGCAACTTTTCTCTGCTATGATTTACCCGATGTTTCTCGGTTTTTTCTGTATGGGAGTGATCACTGCATTATTTACATTCATTATTCCGTCATTAAGAGAATTATTAGATGGAAGAGATCTGCATCCGTTCACGCAATCCATTTTATCTCTAAGCGATTGGATGGTGGCAAATAGGTGGATCTTTCTTCCTAGTCTATTGATGGGTTTACTATTGCTTATTCTCTTTTTTCGTCATCCCAAAGGGAAGAAATTTTGGCAAAGGGTAGTGATTAAAATTCCCATTATTGGGTCAATGAAATTACAATCAATCATGCTTAAGTTTTGTAGAACATTTTCTGTCTTACTTGCAAATGGGGTTTCAATTGTTAAGGCATTGGATATGGCCTCTCGTGTTATGGGTCATTTCCAATTTGAAAATTTAATGATCGAGGCTAAAGAAAGGCTGATTGAAGGGAAGAAATTATCAGAAGTGTTAGCTCAGAGCAAACTCATCCCCACTTTAGTGACCACAATGATTGCGACTGCGGAACAAACGGCAACACTGGATCAAATGTTGGCTTCGCTGGCTGAAATCTATGAAGCTGATCTCGATAAAAATATTCAGAGATTTTCTTCATTGATTCAACCTGTTATGATACTCATTCTTGGACTCATCGTGGGGCTTGTCCTACTCTCAATTTTATTGCCCCTGACAGATGTAACATCATTTTTAAACTGA
- a CDS encoding VWA domain-containing protein, translated as MKLSGSPLIHVLLALGLSTHFSIYSEELIQIDLPQNISHKIALKIRDSIDTAFVQQSSIETAILPLKDLFDLIVLAPSSQEISTLLHNVEETSKHLRLIPNNKITISSPIELINIALSKSRVSFSQADIPNHLSDSIYEWRLDSFKNEEKIAPHHEEQEFVPNVENLYSSLPFNSASNIAIFLYNFMRIDPSASTDFAVIHANQFPSHDESPSITLAKQVNEPILTFSSSSVNPLKDVSQAQIKTYPYPSLTFQSPLTSVDPQKQEDSFNDQMEFSQPSHAVNPKQTLSSDVSFQRTKHPFFTVSLYDENLDHIDLPSSISHEKAAANSNFSQIQVHSPRLKSRFPKHYYNAYALLNSLDPEEEEDQIHSIPLTYNAQIKNETLPARALHFDSLTQSALPSDSDVEIQSDITFPKSDHLIASQIDIPLIAPAIKLAAQKGKKELKSHFKPKEEEKNPQSEISSQRKLLMLEALKYLQPHLAETSVFSFDQIKANPPLLVNKEGINQKVELPPASSLILPTESVHNEAHIDLKPIDWRKHFALQEEIRENGDFIVENHPLQLFVESFSENHILFREPSEEFPIFGFEEPLFNAGDVKEEVKEECNQTHFAQQYDHRTQALNTYAPTFRFLSIERFNLPTYHVAVKSASSENAFQTLYADQYRNVSEDIAQLKLATHGALHIFSAHDFKYLAMPGEQPDLLREIEDLVPDKVSLQMRNNPAHTLSFIHKINLPKHRNYALEFKKPLTHKFHLSTESHQRDLIHSSQIITSLPSYGMQESNFIGLLDQNENQFIPDVSDVFISGQFDFSPLFKRVFDLVRDKQQKYAHKSTLPSLYELNTQILSTEFKTDVEVIAKPNKKGYFFSLKLSPFFPEELRRIRQNIFFVMDQCRSINKERFIAFKKAILRALPYLDPDDTFNVIAFDNHFEKLSGVNLFYSSDAHEKTKRFLENVSYGSLASPQDYSKIISYLADTFNPDPQEVNVIVLLTDGAAYKTHHLQKDKVDHFTKVNQDRFSIYTISASQHNYLSALDLMSFLNRGSMLHSKSHAALPRQLALMIKKMRYPIATNLHLTLINSTSPNVKFYPGSGHFENFYGHKPFVIYGEADSLCEFDVMIQGKAEDEWINITQSVNLQQALPGDRELLRDATLVENKTHNFSENPSEPDSYDLPEYQ; from the coding sequence ATGAAATTGAGTGGCTCGCCCTTGATTCATGTGTTACTGGCTTTAGGCCTTAGCACACACTTTAGCATCTATTCTGAGGAATTGATTCAAATCGATCTCCCTCAGAATATCTCGCATAAGATCGCCTTAAAAATAAGGGATTCGATCGATACCGCCTTTGTCCAACAATCCTCCATTGAAACGGCTATCCTCCCTCTTAAAGATCTTTTTGATTTGATTGTACTCGCTCCTTCATCTCAGGAAATCAGCACACTTCTCCATAACGTCGAAGAAACATCTAAACATCTGCGGCTCATTCCCAATAATAAAATCACCATTTCATCCCCTATCGAGCTGATAAACATCGCCCTTTCCAAATCCCGTGTGAGCTTTTCTCAAGCAGATATTCCGAACCATTTGTCGGATAGCATCTATGAATGGCGCCTCGACTCTTTTAAAAATGAAGAAAAAATAGCGCCTCATCATGAAGAACAGGAATTTGTTCCGAATGTAGAAAATTTATACTCATCTTTGCCATTCAATTCCGCATCAAATATTGCGATTTTTCTCTATAACTTTATGAGAATCGATCCAAGCGCCTCAACAGATTTTGCCGTGATTCACGCCAATCAATTCCCCTCTCATGATGAATCCCCATCGATAACTCTTGCAAAACAAGTGAATGAACCTATTCTCACTTTTTCTTCTTCTAGTGTTAACCCCTTAAAAGATGTTTCTCAGGCGCAGATTAAAACCTACCCTTATCCCTCTCTTACATTTCAATCCCCTCTTACATCGGTAGACCCACAAAAACAAGAGGACTCTTTCAACGATCAAATGGAGTTCTCTCAACCATCTCATGCAGTCAATCCAAAACAGACCCTCAGTAGTGACGTCTCATTTCAAAGAACCAAACACCCTTTCTTCACTGTTTCTCTGTATGATGAAAATCTCGACCATATCGATCTTCCCTCCTCAATATCCCATGAAAAAGCTGCCGCCAACTCGAACTTCTCGCAGATTCAGGTTCATTCTCCCCGATTAAAAAGCCGCTTCCCAAAACATTACTATAATGCCTATGCTCTCTTAAATTCTCTTGATCCTGAAGAAGAGGAAGATCAAATCCATTCCATTCCCCTCACATATAATGCACAAATCAAAAACGAAACGCTTCCTGCACGCGCGCTCCATTTTGATTCTCTGACACAATCAGCCTTACCATCCGATTCTGATGTAGAAATTCAAAGTGATATCACTTTTCCTAAAAGTGACCACCTCATTGCAAGCCAAATAGATATACCACTCATTGCCCCCGCAATCAAACTTGCAGCTCAAAAAGGGAAAAAAGAGCTTAAGTCGCACTTTAAACCCAAAGAAGAAGAAAAAAATCCACAGAGTGAAATTTCTTCTCAGCGGAAACTTCTAATGCTCGAAGCACTTAAATATCTGCAACCACACCTTGCCGAGACAAGCGTTTTCTCGTTTGACCAAATTAAAGCCAATCCCCCTTTGCTCGTGAATAAAGAAGGGATCAATCAAAAAGTCGAACTTCCACCGGCGTCTTCACTCATTTTACCTACTGAATCGGTTCACAATGAAGCCCATATTGATCTTAAACCAATTGACTGGCGCAAACACTTCGCACTACAAGAAGAGATACGGGAAAACGGCGACTTCATAGTTGAGAATCACCCTCTGCAATTGTTTGTTGAATCCTTCTCTGAAAACCATATTCTCTTCCGCGAACCCTCTGAAGAATTCCCAATTTTTGGATTTGAAGAGCCTCTCTTTAATGCCGGGGATGTGAAAGAAGAAGTGAAGGAAGAGTGCAATCAAACTCATTTTGCACAGCAGTACGATCACCGTACACAAGCGCTAAACACCTATGCACCGACATTTCGCTTCCTATCTATCGAGAGATTTAACCTCCCCACTTATCACGTTGCAGTGAAGAGTGCCTCTAGCGAAAATGCCTTTCAAACCCTTTATGCAGATCAATACCGCAATGTCTCAGAAGATATTGCTCAATTGAAATTAGCCACTCATGGAGCGCTTCACATCTTCTCAGCCCACGATTTCAAGTATTTAGCAATGCCCGGGGAGCAACCGGATCTGCTCAGAGAGATTGAAGATTTGGTCCCTGACAAAGTCTCTCTTCAGATGCGCAATAATCCTGCCCATACCCTCTCGTTTATTCATAAAATCAATCTCCCTAAACACCGCAACTATGCACTGGAATTTAAAAAACCGTTGACTCACAAGTTTCATCTCTCAACAGAATCTCATCAACGCGATTTGATCCATTCAAGCCAAATTATCACGTCTCTTCCCTCCTACGGAATGCAAGAGAGCAACTTCATTGGCCTTTTGGATCAGAATGAAAATCAGTTTATTCCCGATGTGTCGGATGTCTTTATTTCCGGTCAATTCGATTTTAGCCCCCTATTCAAGCGGGTTTTCGATCTCGTACGCGATAAACAACAAAAGTATGCCCATAAATCAACGCTTCCATCGCTTTATGAACTCAATACACAAATCCTCTCAACCGAATTTAAAACAGATGTTGAAGTGATCGCTAAACCCAATAAAAAGGGCTATTTCTTCTCGCTCAAACTCTCTCCTTTCTTCCCCGAAGAATTACGGCGCATAAGACAGAATATTTTCTTTGTAATGGATCAATGCCGCAGCATCAATAAAGAACGCTTTATAGCCTTTAAAAAAGCGATTCTAAGAGCCTTGCCCTACCTAGATCCCGATGACACTTTTAATGTCATTGCATTTGACAACCATTTTGAGAAATTAAGCGGTGTCAATCTTTTCTACTCCTCCGATGCGCATGAAAAAACAAAACGCTTCCTTGAAAACGTCAGTTACGGATCTCTGGCTTCTCCACAGGACTACAGCAAAATCATTTCTTATCTCGCAGATACGTTCAACCCGGATCCTCAAGAAGTGAATGTCATTGTCCTTTTAACCGATGGAGCCGCTTATAAAACCCATCACTTGCAAAAAGATAAAGTCGATCATTTTACAAAAGTGAATCAAGACCGTTTTTCCATCTATACTATTTCAGCTTCTCAACATAACTATCTTAGCGCACTTGATTTAATGAGCTTTCTCAACCGCGGCTCAATGCTCCATAGCAAATCGCATGCCGCACTTCCAAGACAACTTGCGCTTATGATCAAAAAAATGCGCTATCCTATCGCCACAAATCTTCACTTAACATTGATCAATTCGACATCACCTAATGTGAAATTCTACCCCGGATCCGGCCATTTCGAAAATTTCTATGGGCATAAGCCTTTTGTCATCTACGGAGAAGCGGACAGCCTATGTGAATTTGATGTGATGATCCAAGGAAAAGCTGAAGATGAATGGATTAACATCACCCAATCAGTCAACTTGCAACAAGCCCTTCCGGGCGATCGCGAACTGCTCCGGGATGCCACCCTCGTAGAAAACAAAACCCACAATTTCTCAGAAAATCCTTCCGAGCCGGATAGCTACGACCTTCCAGAATACCAATAA
- a CDS encoding type II secretion system GspH family protein — MSKDCENRAEKCTKPRLYQRRMAMTLIEIFASMTLLALLGSLIAFKAVDILRRNSEDHALFKLQHLISEAMEKSILVHTNQPLHLYNIESGIQFEGKDKKAEIAHLRLKKSPLTIPTPQICKAAVQLVFGVESDSGHSYLIQIDSASYPYLHVKSAE; from the coding sequence ATGTCAAAAGATTGTGAAAATCGCGCCGAAAAATGTACAAAGCCGAGATTATATCAAAGACGAATGGCAATGACTCTCATAGAGATTTTTGCTTCGATGACTTTGCTTGCTCTATTAGGGAGTTTGATCGCTTTTAAGGCGGTTGATATTTTAAGGCGTAATTCTGAGGATCACGCTCTTTTTAAACTACAGCATCTGATTTCCGAGGCGATGGAAAAATCGATATTGGTTCATACAAATCAGCCTCTACATCTATATAATATAGAGAGTGGGATTCAATTTGAGGGGAAGGACAAAAAAGCGGAAATTGCTCATTTGCGCTTAAAAAAATCACCGTTGACGATCCCGACGCCTCAGATTTGTAAAGCAGCTGTACAGCTTGTTTTTGGTGTAGAGAGTGATTCCGGCCATTCCTATCTTATTCAAATCGATAGCGCGTCCTACCCCTATCTGCATGTGAAAAGTGCAGAATGA
- a CDS encoding LysM peptidoglycan-binding domain-containing protein, translating into MRRLPYLNFALLSLTPFLFASCASIHSTNRGEKQQIEMSMHRMRTEIEELKHDLNTQQMQLGIYEGKLVRIDDQIDSLKVESSEKQKSTLEELQYHIAMLEKKLDKFEGKQKEILSDLMQLETHANQTIKALGQYKDKIKDLEQSIAFHNEVIAEIGKLKRHFKEISALHQEGHGLRAYTVKSGDSLQKIAKNYNTSIDALKKINELNDDLILVGQELMVPTAN; encoded by the coding sequence ATGCGACGACTACCCTATCTCAACTTTGCATTACTCTCCCTTACGCCATTTTTATTTGCATCATGTGCATCAATCCACTCGACAAACCGCGGAGAAAAGCAACAAATTGAAATGAGCATGCACCGCATGCGGACTGAAATTGAGGAATTAAAACACGACCTCAATACGCAACAAATGCAACTTGGTATTTATGAAGGGAAGCTAGTGCGCATTGATGATCAAATTGACTCGCTCAAAGTTGAATCCAGTGAAAAGCAAAAATCGACGCTGGAAGAGCTACAATATCACATTGCCATGCTCGAAAAAAAACTCGATAAATTTGAAGGAAAGCAAAAAGAAATCCTCTCTGATTTGATGCAGCTTGAAACCCATGCCAACCAGACGATTAAAGCCCTCGGTCAATATAAGGATAAAATCAAAGATCTTGAGCAATCCATTGCCTTTCACAATGAGGTCATTGCAGAAATTGGGAAGCTAAAACGGCATTTTAAAGAAATTTCAGCTTTGCACCAAGAAGGGCATGGCTTGCGTGCTTATACTGTGAAATCAGGGGATTCTCTACAAAAAATTGCAAAAAATTATAACACGTCAATTGATGCCCTAAAAAAAATCAATGAACTGAATGATGATTTGATCCTTGTGGGTCAAGAACTCATGGTCCCAACTGCCAATTAA
- a CDS encoding response regulator transcription factor has product MTQKKRILLIEDEEDIAALIKLHAEAAGHKLHVEVDGINGFRAVEREKPDLVILDIMLPGQNGFDVCRKIKSHSELRHIPVIILTAKVEELDVVLGLELGADDYISKPFSPKVLFSRIKAVLRRGSKESEKSNKNISFGDFTLEVDRYLLRKRDKVITITLSEFGILKRLLSNRGKVLTRNQLLDDIHNDDAFVVDRNIDVHIAALRKKLGPDFNWIDTVRGVGYRFKEDAML; this is encoded by the coding sequence ATGACGCAAAAGAAAAGAATTTTATTGATTGAAGACGAAGAAGATATTGCAGCTCTTATTAAGCTTCATGCTGAAGCAGCAGGACATAAATTACATGTTGAAGTTGATGGAATTAATGGGTTTAGAGCCGTTGAACGAGAGAAACCCGATCTCGTCATTCTCGATATTATGCTCCCCGGTCAAAACGGTTTTGATGTTTGCCGCAAGATCAAGAGTCATTCCGAATTGCGCCATATCCCCGTCATTATCCTCACAGCAAAAGTAGAGGAACTCGATGTGGTCTTAGGCCTTGAGCTTGGGGCGGATGATTATATCTCTAAACCATTCTCGCCTAAAGTGTTATTTTCACGTATTAAAGCTGTTTTACGGCGCGGCTCAAAAGAGAGCGAAAAATCTAATAAAAATATCAGCTTTGGGGACTTCACATTAGAAGTCGACCGTTATCTCCTTAGAAAAAGGGATAAAGTCATTACCATTACACTCTCTGAATTCGGTATCTTGAAAAGACTCTTATCCAATCGCGGTAAAGTCTTAACCCGCAATCAACTCCTCGATGATATTCACAATGACGATGCCTTCGTTGTAGATCGCAATATCGATGTCCATATTGCAGCCCTCAGAAAAAAGCTAGGCCCCGACTTCAACTGGATCGATACGGTGAGGGGTGTCGGCTATCGTTTTAAAGAAGACGCCATGCTCTGA